The stretch of DNA aTCCTGTTATCTATGTTTTATTCTGTGCTATATGCTATTTTGATTCATAACCTTTTGCATGTATTATTATTGATTCTTATTATGtatttttttctataatttaATTAGGCAAATATTTTTGCTACTCGATTGTATGTTATCCACCTACCTATCCATGTGTGATTGTGGAAACAGATGGGACCTACACAGGCCCATTGATGAGCCACTTGGCTGCATTATATAAGTCAGGTGGTTTTAGGAGAGAGAAACTATTCTGACATTTATAGCCTTCACTCTCTGCTTGACCTCATTATTTCTGCTGCATTATGAGGTGATGGCAGTAGCAACTAACAAgtattatttttctctatttggtcatttcaaaaagaaaaatgcttttaaaAACACTATTTTTGAATTAGTTTTTGTGTAGAAAATTTATTAGAGAAGTTTGAACTGGATGTATCTGTGATCACATTAACGTGATAAGATGTGGGGTCCTTAAATTTTCTCCATGTATTTAGTATTCTACATACTAATTGCTGAATTTCTGGTAACAGAATCTGTATGTTAAATTGACAAATTTGGAGGGGTCAACTATTGCTCCACCAACAATTGTTCATACCTACATTGTGCTTGCTGTGGGGCATCACCAGCCTTCCTTGCCAAGGTTGAAGCAGTTGGCTCAAAACATTCAGAATTCTTCTGAAGCAAACCTTGGTTTAAATCGCACTGTATTTGGTAAAGTAAAGCAGATTCGTCTGTCTTCTTTTCTTCAACATTCTCTTACTAATGGACACAGTAATGGTTCACCAAGTCCAGCTCCAGAACCTCATCCAGTCCATCATGATCATCAcctccatcaccaccaccaccatcattctCATCACCACGGCCCACATGTTGCTCATGCTCCTACAGGAAGCAATTACCAAACTCAAGCTCCTTCTGGTTGTCGATACGGTTTTTCAAGCAAGCCATATACTAAGGATCATTTAGCTCCTGCTTCTGCACCTGTTACTGGTATGAAGCAATCTGCTGCACCAGCACCAGCACCAGCCTCACAGCATTCAACTGCTCGTACAAAAACTCCACTAAGTTCTGCTGCACCTTCGAGTACCACGAAGAACTTACTTGCTCCTCATGGGAACCAAAATCCACATACTCCAGCTTCTCATATGCCTCCAGTCTCTCCTTCACCTGAAGCACAATCCCCAAGTGAAAGTTCAAGAAATAACAAGTCTCCTGACAAGGCACCACCCAATTTACTGGCATCATATTCATGTGAGTTCATTTTCCAACTCTAATGTTTATAGAGGTCTTTTAATTTGAGCCTTCAAATTAAAGCATGCTTGAACAGAACAATAGTGGGAAATAGAAGATAAAGAAACTGCATTTAAGGCTTGTTGTAGCATCATTTAGAACAATGTCATTATGCATGCCAATATATATTCAGAATACATTCTAGAATTTGAGGATGTTGTACTGTTTGATGTTGTTAGTTTATTTGTCGGATAATATTCTTTGGCATCCGTAACTTGTTATCTTGATCATGTGTGattcaataataatttttttctcaacatCCATCATCTTTGTTCCATGTTGGTGTCATCATTTGTTATGTTGTTATGTCTCAGTTTATTTTCCTTAGTTATATAAGCATTTATGTTACTTTGTCACAAGTTATGCAACCATTAACTTGTGACAAGTTTTCCATATTTAAGCACAATTCTCTTTTATTTGGATAAAGTCTAATTAATTCTAGTATTGAGTTTATTTCCAGTTTAATGTGATTTATGTTAAATTGTATGCTGTATTAGATCTAATTGAGTCGACTTGTCAATTTGATTCGGAAAGCAAATATAACTGTAAGCCTTTTTTGGAAAATTAATTGTAAATAAATTATGTGGGACCCAGGGATTTCATGGCCACCCTTGAGTATTATATAGCTTTTGCACTGGTTGGAATGAGAAGAGTAGAACTTCCTGCCTTTATCAAGGTCTATCTTTACATTatctctcatcattgatttttgcagAATCTTAGTCCCCTAATTTTTATTTCCATAATAGGTAATAATGTTTGTTGAGGGAGTGTATATCATATTTGCTATTGTTGGTTGTGAATATTATTACAGAAGCATGTATAGCAATACTAAATCTTGTTGTGTTTGATTGTTGAAAGTGGAAGTCCTGAAATTCTCTGACACTGTATGGTTATATATATAAAGTTGATTTTTGGATATAGATCGCAGTGAGTAACAATGAGCTAAACGGGTCATTATTGTACGTTGTAATTAATAGATCTAAGTATGTCTGACTATGAAAATTACTTTTATACATGTGATAGTTGACACCTCTTGACTGTTCTGATAAGAAAATACTAGCATAAACTTAAAACTAGGGAAATGACATGTTGAGCAGACTTATACTATTCTTCCTATATAAAGGGTCATCAGAATGCTAGTTTAGTAGGTTGAGGCCTTTGTGTCAGAATACTAGTTCAGCATATCCAAATATGATTAGCTTACTGAATCTAGTATTTTATTAAATGCATTGTGGGGCATGGGGGTATATCTTGTTAGTCCTTTTCTGAATAAATAACTGTTTTGCCTTTTATGTTAATACCATTTTTTCATCAGTAAGTGTCGTACTGTTTTGGATAGTGTAACTCCATTAAAACCGGCGCATCTGACATGTAAATTTTGGTTGCCTGCCTCTTCACAAGAAACTGATAACATCGATGTATCCATGCAGCTTCCGTTTCAGGGAAGATTTCTCTGAATTGGGTTGGCGCAATACTCTTTGTATTGGTGGGTTTGTAGCAAAGAAGGggagaaaaatatatttgtttcttGGTGTAGATCAGCAAGCTTATAGAAAGCGGGACAAAGTTGTTCCCCCCCTCGTGCCACAAGAGACCAAAGAAAGGCTCGCATCAGATGCAAACGCAAATGGTGCATGCAGGGTGTCAAGTTTAATACATGTACATATGATGGATGAGGTAGGCTGCAATCGTGTTTTCGGGTCAAAGCCACAGAAGTGGCAGGCCATTGTTACATAGTGCTTGGTGATACTTACTGCTCTCCAATAAATAAAGTGAAAGAAAATATATGTTATCCTTAGACACGAGCAACATTTGCTGCCACATAATTCGGAAAGATTTTTCTCTTTGCTTCCGTGATGATCTACTTTTGCTTCAGTTCTCAAATACTTGATTACATATAATAGGTTGGCAAATCTGTTGAGAGAAAAAACCATTTACATGAAAAATACATTCTACACTTGGATTATTTGCACTTCTTGTAAGCAAACTATTTCATATGTATACAAAAAAATCTAATCTGAGAAATGATTCATATGTATACAACTCTTGTTACTTATGGTACATGTTCTTTTGTTGGATCAGTGTTCTTCCATCTAAACTATCATACATGTCGATAACCGATGATGAGGACGTAGATTGAAGGGATAAATAAGCTTGACATCTTCTGCATATTGATCCCTTAAAAGTTCAAAAGAAGGATAGTCTAGACGTAATATGCATCTTAATGTCGATCTGTGAAACAGAATAGAAGACAAATCAATATTAAATGATAGTGGATGCAATGATGTAGAAATTGGAATGATAAAAGGAATTACACTAACCTAACTTAGTAGACACACATTCTCAAGACCGTCACGTAAATTATGGGAGCCTCAAATGAAAAGACGAAAGATTCCATACTCACTACTTCTGGCATCATGTCTTGTCGCTGGACCTTCctaaaaaatataaacaaatcGTTCTTCCTGCGACAGATGGGTTGTAATAAATTTTCATTGTTTTTTTTGGGTGAGAGAATCTGACGAGTCACGGATGAATTAAGTTtgcaattataaaaataaaatattcaatcaTATACTATAATAACATCGATTTTATTGATGAAAGATATAACACGTAATAATACATATATAAACGGTACAAAAACGAGAGACAAAAAGGATAATTTTATCGTCCTCCTCTATTATCGACATAAATATAGAACGACGTTGAAAAAGGAAAGTGGGACAGAGCGGTGCAGCACCAATGTAGATGTCTCTTTCCTTTTCCTCTTTATCATTGATATTCAAATCGACATCGATAAGATCGATCACCATTAAAACAGTTACCCACGGTGTCATATCATTCATATATATGTTGTCACATGttatattttctatcaataagACTAATAACTTAAGTTGAAATAaggttaaatatttttattttcataattttaaaaattttaatataatttttttaaaatctaaaaattgAGATACAAATGACGTTTAATCTGAGATGTCTCCTAGTTATGTTATCGCTTTCGATGTGATCTAATCAAGACATTAATCTTTGCTGCCCTCTCCATGTAAAAATAAAACACATGCATGAATGCAAGAAGGTAATGGTTATAACGTATTAAGTTTTGATAGGGAATGTATGATTAATTGCCTCACAATGAATCATATTCTTATTTATAAAAGATGTGTTGTTAATATACACCGAAGGTTTAGAGCAGTCTTcgattatttttttttacttttacataAAATAATTTATTGAAATAATCTATTAATGATTTTGCCAAcagaaagatattttaataattaattatagtggatttattttatttgattataaatattgttataattattggatatatatatatatatatatatatattctcttcgGCAAGTTTCAAACCATTGGATGAATCCAAAACCATGGCCTTTGTTGAatgtaaattattttattaaatgtcATTCAGCTATGGATAATAAGGTTAAGTTTCTAAATCTAAGCATGATTGTaattaattaaatcaaattaaatttaTGGTGGTTCAAATTAGAACGCATTGAGTCTAATTGATTGTTACTAAGATATCATTGCTATTAagatagatatattttttttctaagaatAAATGATGGCGACAAGATTGCAACTTATAATTTTAAGATATACTATTAAAGTCCTTACTAATTGACATCTTTCCTATTATTAGTTTATATGATATAATAGTATATAATACCATCTTTGAATTCCTTACAATGTacacaattctctctctctctctctctctcccttcgaaAATggtatgctatatatatatatatatcttgttgCACCTCCTAAGATAGAGGTATAGTAATCAGCCATGGAGACCAAATCATTGCTATCCGTCCAAACACTCAATTTCCTTACATACTCTTTCCTCCATTTTGTACAAAGCTTACCGACCAAGATCTAAGAATCTTGGCAAAGCTCATAAAGTTCATTTGTGATGTCTCCTGAAACCTATCAAAAACTGTTGTAGGGTAAAGTTTTCGATCGTTTATGTTGAATTGAATCATCAGCACTGATAAGTAAACACAGAAATAAAGGTTATGTTGCCTTCCTCTTATGATGATGGGTTGATGATTCTATTCTTTTCTGTTCATGTGTTGCCTACTTGAAGTTGATTAGATGACTGCTCAAAGAAGATTGTCAAATAATAAATCTggctagagaaaaagaaaatataatttatgaataatGTAATAATAGTTATTAGAATCAAACTCATCATCCACTCTGTCAGGTTTTTATCcctcaataataaataaaaaatatcaatattcAATTAAGTCTCCAATAATATGATATTAcagatttaataatttaattctaaaaattatatgtgaggttaaaaatataaaatatatgactATGTTATTATcaaactaatttttttatgatattgtaaAACAAAAGGATAAAATCTAATCGAATATGTTGAGAGAGAtaagagaataatgaatataatatcagaataataacaaaaaaaaattacaaatatatttaattataaataaaaattgagaCTATTTTAGTCGTTTTATGAATCCAACCATCTCAATCGTACGCGTGACATGCGGGTCCCGCACTGTACGTGGGCGCATGTGATTCCGCAGGACTCGTCCGTTTCCCATCACCGAATCCAGGAGCGGATCTCTTACGGAATCTATAAAGAGGATTCCACCCCTTGCCGTGGCGACGAATCTTGTCGTGCCGTGTCGGCTCCGACTTGGGTTGTCGTCCAACGCCTGGCAATGCCGCAGTCACAGAGGTCAAAAAGGCGAGACCAGCATGGCCAAGCGGGCGGACTCGACGGTGACTTCGACTCGTACGCACTTGGATGAGCCAACGTAGTAATGATCCAAATCATAATTGTGttccttctcctctctctctctctctctctctctctctctgtcatcAAAACACCACCGTGTGTTTGGTGTGAGCCGAAATGCCGGTCACTGTTGGCCGGTAATGCCTCCCAGCTATTGATCCAGCGAGCGTCGCTCATACCTTACCCGACACCACTACGTTGTTCTTCGTGATAGTTGACTGaaataatatttctttttctttttctttaacattaaaatatcaatataaattaaaaatataattttatataattaaaaaagttaaaataatatatcaaaatactaaaaataactaattataaatatataatatataattaaaccTAAAATCTGCATATCAAAGTGCCTAAGGAGTATAGTACAGTCTAGtgcataattataaatatataatatataattttagcgTAAGCTTCCGCATAGGAACAAATATACGGACGTCAGCACGCGAAGTCTCGAAGCTATTTATGCCGACAGGCGACAGCACACTCGGTCACGCGTTGTCGCTTGTGCGACATCAGTTCTCCGCTACACCGCTAATACAGCAAACACCTTTTCTTATAGCCACTAAAACGTAACACGCAGGTGCGTAGGCTCACCGTCCCCCTTTGGGCCCCAGTGCAATGCGTGCCTTTATATTGCCATGACTGCGAGCCAGAGAAGGTAGGAGAAGACGAGAAGGCTAGCGAGTGACCGAGGCGAGGGAAGCGGGATCCTCATGGACGTCTGAGTTCGCTCTGCGATCCCGATGTCGCCCTCGATCCACTTGAATTCCCCTGCTCTCGTCCTTTTCATGGAACCCTAGTTGTTGCTTGCACTCCCCGCGACGTCTCCGCAAAGAAAGCCGGCTCTTTTTTGTCTCTCGCCTCTCCGATTCTCACGAAGGAAGGCTTGTTTCTTCCCGATTCAGGCACCTAGCTTCGACATTTGTGAGCTGAGACCCTGCCATGGACTCGTGGGAGACGTGAACCGCCCGGCTTGCCCCTGTCTTTCTCGACTCCGGCGGCATTCTGTTGTGATTTGCTCGGTTTCTGGTAGGGCAGGCATGGTGTTCGACTTGGTGGCGCCACTGGGGATGGCGGCGGCCACGTCCGACCACACTTCGGTAGTGTCGATCAACCTCTTCGTGGCGCTGCTTTGCGGCTGCATTGTGATCGGCCACCTCCTCGAGGAGAACCGTTGGATGAACGAGTCCATCACCGCCCTCATCATCGTGGGTCTATCGAGCCCCTTCCTAGTGGTAATATTTGTGCGGGTTCGCAGGGAATTGTGTTCGAATCGGTGTTTCTGTTATTGCAGGGATTGTGCACGGGGATTGTCATCTTGCTGACGACCAAGGGGAAGAGCTCTCACGTCCTAGTCTTCAGTGAGGACCTCTTTTTCATTTATCTTCTCCCACCGATAATTTTCAATGCCGGGTAATTTTCCTTGAGTGCTCCAAATTTATAACATAGTACAATATCAGTGAGACTTGTTGACAATCTTCTTGCTCTGTTAGCTGTTGCCTAGTCGTTTTAGTTCCTTTGCTCTGGATATGTGCATCGTTATTGTTTAATGGGCCTATTGTGACTTGGTATCCCCCGCCATATTTAACGTTGTATCATATGCAAGCTTGATGCTTGAATTTTTATTCTAGAAGTTGAATTCTTGTCAGCTGTGTTGACAATGGCCCTTGGTTCTGTGATTATGAGTTGATATGCCTTCTAAAAGCATAATAGAGTGTCGAAACTAGCTGTCATGCACTCAAACTTGTAACTCAAGACAATAGACAGTATTAACAATTGAGATTCTACCATTTTCTGTGGTAGACTTCAGAAGGAAGGACATTTTATGTTTCTGTTGATAGATATTAGAGGTGGTAAGTAAAATATATGCTAATGCCATCTTGTGGAACTTAATCTAAAGGAACCAGTCAAAAATAAATATCTATAGTATATACTATATTCAGAGGTGCACGCATGTCTATACTCCATCTTGTACTGCGAGTGGGTATGTATGCATATATTCTTTAAAGACATAAATATATTTGCTTGAGTAAAGGATGCTTACCATTTACATGAACAGTGTAGGATGGAAATTTAGCAACCATGTGGTCGATGAATCGTCAATTCTAATGCGTCATCACAAGCTTGACATTATATTCTAGCAATATTATTTGTTCGCTCTGGGTGATCCAGTGATCTATTGAAATCCTTGCTCAAACTTATTAGTAGTTGACCTTGTAGCTGTTGGCCTTTTAGAAAGTAGACTTCTGCTACAGAAGCATCGGTTGATGCTTTTGCCTATCAAGGTTTTGGATGCCAACAGAAATTGTTGTCAATTCATTTTTTATTGGTAAAGTATAATTTTTTACAATATCTGTTATCTGAATGTCTATACTTTTGCCTATCAAGGTTGCAGATGCCAACAGAAATTGTTGTCCGTTCATTTTTTATTGGTAAAGTGTAACTAGAAATCCAGCAACTTTTTACAATATCTGTCATCCGAATGTTGCTTAAAATTGAAGAGgtaattaaagaaaatattttcttgtgTGATGATTATTTGCTgagatgtatacatacatatgaagAAATTTAATTGATCTGAAGACTTCAAGCAGTTGATAAATCCTCAAAGGAAGCTAACATAAAAGCAGTAGCTTCCAAAGGAAATTTCGTCACCCATACCTATTGCTTCCTCACCTGATAAACTTTATGAAATGATTGTGTATTTAGGTAAAAGTTAGTTAACTGTACAAAAATGTCCCATGTGGTAAAGGCCACCTCAACTTAAAGCTACCTTACAAACAATGAAGATGCCTTGCAATTACTATCAACTAGAATTAAAATAATTTGGAACACGTCTCCTCTACCTGGAAGCATATAAGTTCTTTTTGAGATTTGATTTCCTAACAGAACCATTATGTTGAAGTCCATTTTAGTTATATGTGCATCCTTGTTGAGTAAATGAGCATCACTAATCACCAGGGTAATAAGGGGCTTAGGGAAATCTTTATTTGAATGCctacattgcatacataataaatAAATGTAAGCTTCCTCTTTCCTTCGTAGGAAAGAGCTTCTTTTACGAGAGCATTCTCAGATCATGTTACTGTTTCCTTTTCCTTCATATCTGATTACCTGGTTACCTGCAT from Musa acuminata AAA Group cultivar baxijiao chromosome BXJ2-11, Cavendish_Baxijiao_AAA, whole genome shotgun sequence encodes:
- the LOC135584440 gene encoding uncharacterized protein LOC135584440 isoform X1, translating into MGKAGKDQTESALPASSVDRDAGDGYARLRSVGRIVRPRCVAALVLGAAMLLSVLFWLPPFLRHHGARRGHRRDPRFAADIVASFKLQKPVAELNANIVKLQLDIFEEIGVPNSSVAIISLEPLGGSNWTNVVFGVWPYPKNSTISSTGLSILRSSFMSLVIQQSTLHLTRSLFGNSSLFEVQKFPGGITIIPLQHVFLLQKVHVLFSFKLNSPIYQVENKLRELKDQMKFGLLLNPNENLYVKLTNLEGSTIAPPTIVHTYIVLAVGHHQPSLPRLKQLAQNIQNSSEANLGLNRTVFGKVKQIRLSSFLQHSLTNGHSNGSPSPAPEPHPVHHDHHLHHHHHHHSHHHGPHVAHAPTGSNYQTQAPSGCRYGFSSKPYTKDHLAPASAPVTGMKQSAAPAPAPASQHSTARTKTPLSSAAPSSTTKNLLAPHGNQNPHTPASHMPPVSPSPEAQSPSESSRNNKSPDKAPPNLLASYSSSVSGKISLNWVGAILFVLVGL
- the LOC135584440 gene encoding uncharacterized protein LOC135584440 isoform X2, producing the protein MGKAGKDQTESALPASSVDRDAGDGYARLRSVGRIVRPRCVAALVLGAAMLLSVLFWLPPFLRHHGARRGHRRDPRFAADIVASFKLQKPVAELNANIVKLQLDIFEEIGVPNSSVAIISLEPLGGSNWTNVVFGQSTLHLTRSLFGNSSLFEVQKFPGGITIIPLQHVFLLQKVHVLFSFKLNSPIYQVENKLRELKDQMKFGLLLNPNENLYVKLTNLEGSTIAPPTIVHTYIVLAVGHHQPSLPRLKQLAQNIQNSSEANLGLNRTVFGKVKQIRLSSFLQHSLTNGHSNGSPSPAPEPHPVHHDHHLHHHHHHHSHHHGPHVAHAPTGSNYQTQAPSGCRYGFSSKPYTKDHLAPASAPVTGMKQSAAPAPAPASQHSTARTKTPLSSAAPSSTTKNLLAPHGNQNPHTPASHMPPVSPSPEAQSPSESSRNNKSPDKAPPNLLASYSSSVSGKISLNWVGAILFVLVGL